In Melopsittacus undulatus isolate bMelUnd1 chromosome 20, bMelUnd1.mat.Z, whole genome shotgun sequence, a genomic segment contains:
- the LOC101871149 gene encoding CD48 antigen-like, with product MAQAGSWGPWGATACWSLDLPAESRWVAGLAMVLLCLLCITQASQAHQKPSSEVVGAVDRVAYLSPSLQSKTSYHEVHWRRNNTLKLASRDGTGEVWYRNNSYWGRLELFPNNTLKISHLQKSDSSMYQLYMEDETGKGVIESVLLTVYELVPKPTVNAKVIRGDAEHCEATLECSVGLKAVTYEWISPSKAHWNRTSTSELHVSLSSSPDTYTCKVSNPVSSNNASLIYRHPCSWTGDSSGAASCTSTSVPMALALHLLILLLLTLP from the exons ATGGCGCAGGCTGGTTCATGGGGTCCTTGGGGAGCCACTGCATGTTGGAGTTTGGATTtgcctgcagagagcagatGGGTGGCTGGGCTGGCAAtggtgctgctctgcctcctctgCATCACACAAG CATCCCAGGCCCATCAGAAGCCATCATCAGAGGTGGTGGGGGCTGTTGACAGGGTGGCATATCTCAGTCCGAGCCTGCAAAGCAAAACCTCCTACCATGAAGTCCATTGGCGCCGCAACAACACCTTGAAACTGGCCAGCCGGGATGGCACTGGTGAGGTCTGGTACCGCAACAACAGCTACTGGGGACGCCTGGAGCTCTTCCCCAACAACACCCTGAAGATCAGCCACCTGCAGAAGAGCGACAGCAGCATGTACCAGCTGTACATGGAGGATGAGACGGGCAAGGGGGTCATTGAGAGCGTCCTCCTGACGGTGTATG AGCTGGTCCCGAAGCCCACCGTGAATGCCAAAGTGATCAGGGGTGATGCAGAGCACTGTGAAGCAACCCTGGAGTGCTCAGTGGGGCTCAAAGCGGTGACCTATGAGTGGATCTCCCCCTCCAAGGCCCACTGGAACCGTACCAGCACTTCTGAGCTGCATGTGTCCCTCAGCTCCTCACCAGACACTTACACCTGCAAGGTCAGCAACCCTGTGTCCTCCAACAACGCCTCGCTGATCTACAGGCACCCCTGCTCCTGGACAG GTGACTCTTCCGGTGCTGCCTCCTGTACCAGCACCAGCGTGCCGATGGCCCTGGCACTCcatctcctcatcctcctcctcctcactctGCCTTAA
- the VPS45 gene encoding vacuolar protein sorting-associated protein 45 encodes MNAVLAVKQYVSKMIEDSGPGMKVLLMDRETTGVVSMVYTQSEILQKEVYLLERLDSANREPMKHLKAICFLRPTKDNVELLIQELRRPKYSIYFIYFSNVISKSDVKSLAEADEQEVVAEVQEFYGDYIAVNPHVFSLNLLGCCQGRNWDPAQLSRTTQGLTALLLSLKKCPMIRYQLSSEPAKRLAECVKQVITKEYELFDFRRTEVPPLLLILDRSDDAITPLLNQWTYQAMVHELLGINNNRIDLSRVPGISKDLREVVLSAENDEFYANNMYLNFAEIGSNIKNLMEDFQRRKPKEQQKLESIADMKAFVENYPQFKKMSGTVSKHVTVVGELSRLVAERNLLEVSEVEQELACQNDHSSALQNVRRLLQNPKVTELDAARLVMLYALHYERHSSNSLPGLVTELRNRGVADKYRKLVSAVVEYGGKRVRGSDLFSPKDAVAITKQFLKGLKGVENVYTQHQPLLQETLDQLIKGKLKDSQYPYLGPNTLRDRPQDIIVFIIGGATYEEALTVYNLNRSNPGVRVVLGGTTIHNTKSFLEEVTASGFRGRSTESSQAPARSSSRR; translated from the exons ATGAACGCGGTGCTGGCAGTCAAGCAGTACGTGTCCAAGATGATCGAGGACAGCGGGCCGGGCATGAAGGTGCTGCTCATGGACCGGGAGACG ACCGGCGTGGTGAGCATGGTGTACACGCAGTCCGAGATCCTGCAGAAGGAGGTGTACCTGTTGGAGCGGCTCGACTCCGCCAACAGGGAGCCCATGAAGCACCTCAAGGCCATCTGCTTCCTGCGGCCCACCAAG GACAACGTGGAGTTGCTCATCCAGGAGCTGCGGAGGCCCAAGTACAGCATCTACTTCATCT ACTTTAGCAACGTGATCAGTAAGAGTGATGTCAAGTCTTTAGCTGAGGCTGACGAACAGGAGGTTGTGGCTGAAGTTCAG GAGTTCTATGGCGATTACATTGCAGTGAATCCACACGTTTTTTCCCTCAACCTCTTGGGCTGCTGCCAG GGTCGCAACTGGGATCCAGCTCAGCTGTCCAGGACAACTCAAGGGCTGACAGCTCTGCTTTTGTCCCTGAAGAAATGTCCCATGATCCGGTACCAGCTCTCTTCGGAGCCAGCAAAGAGGCTTGCTGAGTGTGTGAAG CAAGTCATCACTAAAGAGTATGAGCTCTTTGACTTTCGGCGCACTGAGGTCCCTCCTTTGCTTCTCATTCTGGACCGCTCTGATGATGCCATCACCCCACTCCTGAACCAG TGGACGTACCAGGCCATGGTTCATGAGCTGCTGGGGATTAACAACAACCGCATCGACCTCTCCCGGGTGCCAGGGATAAGCAAAGACCTCCGGGAGGTGGTGCTGTCTGCTGAGAATGATGAGTTCTATGCCAAT AACATGTACCTGAACTTCGCAGAGATTGGCAGTAACATCAAGAACCTCATGGAAGATTTCCAGAGGAGGAAACCtaaggagcagcagaaactgGAATCCATAGCAGATATGAAG GCGTTCGTGGAGAACTaccctcagttcaagaagatGTCAGGCACGGTGTCCAAGCACGTCACTGTGGTGGGGGAGCTCTCACGCCTGGTTGCTGAGCGGAACCTGCTGGAGGTGTCGGaggtggagcaggagctggcgTGCCAGAACGACCATTCCAGTGCTCTCCAG AACGTGCGGCGCCTGCTGCAGAACCCCAAGGTGACGGAGCTGGATGCTGCCCGCCTGGTGATGCTCTATGCCCTGCACTACGAGCGccacagcagcaacagcctGCCCGGGCTGGTGACAGAGCTCAGGAACAGGGGGGTGGCCGACAAGTACCGCAAG CTGGTGTCTGCTGTGGTGGAGTATGGAGGCAAACGGGTCCGGGGCAGTGACCTGTTCAGTCCCAAGGATGCTGTAGCCATCACCAAGCAGTTCCTCAAAGGACTGAAG GGGGTTGAGAATGTGTAtacccagcaccagcccctccTGCAGGAGACACTAGATCAGCTCATCAAAGGAAAGCTCAAGGACAGCCAGTATCCCTACCTGGGTCCCAACACTCTCCGTGACAG GCCCCAGGATATCATCGTGTTCATCATTGGAGGGGCGACCTACGAGGAGGCACTGACTGTCTACAACCTGAACCGCAGCAACCCGGGCGTGCGTGTGGTGCTTGGTGGGACCACGATCCACAACACCAAGAG